The segment ACGATTAGAACCTCGTCGGGCGCGCCGCTCGAGCTCGACGGCGACCTGCTGGCCGTCCTCGAGGCCCTGTACCGCGAGGTGACGGTGAAGCGCGACCTCGACCGGACGTTCGAGGACATGATGCGCGAGATCCAGCACCTCGTCGACCAGATGTCGGAAGACGACCGGCGGGCCTATCTCGTCGAGAGCCTGTTCCTGAACACCGTCAGCTACGAGAACGAGCGGCTCAACGCGTACGTTCGCGAGCTCGCGCGGGTCGCGCAGGAACTGACCGACACCGAGTGACCCGGCGCGCCCGCGCCGGCCCCGCCCGATGTCCGACCACCACCTCGCCACGCGCTTCACCTGCTCCTGGCCGTGGGAGACGCTCGTGCTGCTCTGCGACGGGCGGCTCGTCTGCGGCTGCTCCGACCCCTACGCGAAGCGCGTGCTCGGCGACGCGCGGCGCGAACAGGTCGCGGAGGTCTGGACGGGAGAGCGGGCCTCGCGCCTGCGCCTCGACCTCGACGCCGGCGGCTCCAGCTTCTGCGGCGACTGCCCGCTCAAGCTCCCGCTCGCCGACGACGAGCCGGCGCCGCGGCGGCCGCTCGACGTGGGCCGCCTGCCCAGCCGCCTCTACGTCGAGACGACGGCAGCCTGCAACATCTCGTGCTTCGAGGCCTGCTGTGCGCCCGAGACCGGCATCACGCGCACGCGCCAGGCCGGCATGCTCGACTTCGAACTCTTCCGCCGTGTGGTCGACGAGACCGCGCCGACGCTCGTCCGCATCGACTTCTTCAACTACGGCGAGGCGTTCCTCCACAAGCGCGCCGTCGAGATGTGCGAGTACATCAAGGCACGCTACCCGCACGTGTTCCTCTACACCAGCACCAACGGGCTCGCCTTCACCGAGGCGCAGGTGCGCCGGCTCGTCGCGTCGGGTATCGACGAGGTGACCTTCTCGATCGACGGCGCCACGCCCGAGAGCTACGCGCGCTACCGCCAGCGCGGCGACTTCGCGAAGGCCCTCGCCACCCTGCGCGCGGCCGTCGATGAGAAACGCCGGCTCGGCACCGACGTGCCGTTCCTCAACTGGCGCTACATCCTGTTCCGGTGGAACGACAGCGACCGCGAACTGGCCCTGGCGCGCCGGCTGGCGGCCGACGTCGGTGTCGACCGCCTGTGCTGGGAACTGACCGACCACCCGGAGAGCGCCTTCTCGCGCCGGTTCGTGCGCGGCTCGGCCGACCTGTCGGCGATCCGGCACGAGGTCTGGGACGACAACCAGCTCGGCAACGCCATCCCGGGCGCGACGCCGCGCGCCCGAATCGCCCTGCCCGGCCTCGCCCCCGGCGCTTCGTTGTCGGCCGGCCCCGGCACCCCCCTCGACCTCGTCGCGCGCGTCCGCAACCTCTGTCAGCGGCCGTTCCCCGCGCGCGCGTCGTACGGGCGCCGGCTCGTGCGGCTCGGCGCCCAGTTCGTGCGGGCCGACGGCGGCGTCGATCGGGATCACGCGCGGGCCGCCCTCCCCACGGATCTCGCGCCGGGCGCGTGGATCGACCTGCCCATCACGCTGCCCGTCCCGGCCACGCCGGGTCGGTACCAGGTGCGATTCGACCTGGTCTACGAGGGCATCGAGTGGTTCGAGGCCTGCGGATCGGAGGTCACCATCCGCGAGGTGATCGTCCAGTAGCGCCGGGGCCGGTCGAAGGACGCCAGCGGCGCACACGAAAAAAACGGTGGCCGCCACGAAGGCGACCACCGCGGGAGGAGGTCCGGGACGAAAGTTGGCCGCCGGTCAGCGCGCGAGCGGCGTGGCGCCGACCGTCGTCCGGGCGCCGACGCCGATGGCCGACGGCTCGGCGACGTCGGCGACGATCTGCCAGGCATCGGTCTCGGCGAGCAGTTTCCGGCCAAACGCGGTGTGCAGGGCGTGTCCGCCGCGGTGCACCACGAGGTGGCCGACGAGCGGGTGCCCGACGAGCGCCAGATCGCCGATGGCATCGAGGATCTTGTGGCGGACGAACTCGTCCTCGAACCTCAGCGTGTTGAGCGCGCCCGTCTCACCGAGGACCACCGCGTTGTCGAGCGACCCGCCGAGCGCGAGCCCGCGCTGCCGCATCATCTCGACCTCCTTGAGGAAGCCGAACGTGCGCGCCGGCGCGATCTCCTCGACGAACGTCTCCTCGTCGACGCTGATGGTCCGCGACTGGTGCCTGAGCAACGGGTGATCGAAGCTGATCGTGTACGACACCTTGAAACGATCGGCGGGGTACAACGCCACCGACTTGTCACCCTCGGCCAGCGTGACGGGCCGGATCACCTTGAGAAACCGCCGGGGCTCGCCGAGCTTCCGGATGCCGGCTTCCTGGATGAGATAAATGAACGGCGCCGCGCTGCCATCCATGATCGGCACTTCGGGCTGGCTCAACTCCACGAGCACGTTGTCGACGCCCTGGCTGACGAGCGCCGCGAGCAGGTGCTCGACGGTTTCGACCGACGCGCCTCCGCGGGCAAGACCCGTGGCGAGCGTGATGCTCGACACGTAGTCGACGGCGGCGGGAATCTCGAGGCCGTCGAGGTCGACACGAACGAACCGGATCCCATGCCCGGCCGGGGCCGGCCGCAGGGTGAGCGAGACTTTCCGGCCCGAGTGCAACCCGATACCAGAGCAGGCAATGGGACGACGAAGCGTACGTTGAGCAGCCATCAAGGTCTCGGCGACGACATGAACGGGGCCACAGGAGCCCCTGCCCTCCTCAAGCAACAACCATTCCGCACCGATCGAAACTCGAAGAATGTCTATAACATATTTATTTGCATAAGGTTACATGGAAGAGATCGAAAGGTGCTCGGCCCAGTGACAGCCGAAGTGTGGCTCTGAAGCCACACCGCGACGTCGACGGACCGTGTCGTTCGGACCACAGTGCCACCACCTGCGGTGGGATCACTTCGCAGAAACGCCACCCCTCGCGGCCAGGGCCCGCCAAGAACTTGACGATCGCGTACGTCAGCTCGCACGCGCCCCCTGCCGGGCCGACCGCTTCGTCACCTCGCCGAGGTAGCGGCCCGTGAACGACCCCCCTTTGGCGGCGATGGCCTCCGGCGGTCCTTCCGCGACGATGCGGCCACCGCCCTCGCCCCCCTCCGGACCGAGGTCGATCACCCAGTCGGCGGTTTTCACCACGTCGAGGTTGTGTTCGATGACGACGACGGTATTGCCCTGGTCGACGAGGTGGCTCAGCACTTCGAGCAGCTTTCGCGTGTCCTCGAAGTGCAGGCCGGTCGTCGGCTCGTCGAGGATGTACAACGTGCGGCCGGTCCCGCGCCTCGACAGCTCCTTGGCCAGCTTGACCCGCTGCGCCTCGCCGCCCGACAGCGTCGTTGCCGACTGGCCGAGCTCGATGTACCCGAGGCCGACCTGCTGGAGCGTCCGCAGCTTCGTGGCGATCGAGGGGAAGTTCTCCATGAGCGGCAGCGCCTGGTCGACCGTGAGGTCGAGCACGTCGGCAATCGACTTGCCTCGATAGAGCACGTCGAGCGTCTCGCGGCTGTAGCGCCGCCCCTTGCACTGCTCACAGGTCACGTACACGTCCGGCAGGAAGTGCATCTCGATGGCGATGACGCCGTCGCCCTGGCACGCCTCGCAGCGTCCGCCCTTCACATTGAACGAGAAGCGGCCGGGACGGTAGCCGCGCGCCCGCGACTGGGGCAGCATGGCGAAGAGCTCGCGGATGAACGTGAAGAGCCCCGTGTAGGTGGCCGGGTTGCTGCGCGGGGTGCGACCGATGGGCGACTGGTCGATCTGGATCACCTTGTCGACGAGCTCCAACCCCTCGATCGCGTCGTGCGCGCCGGGCTCGTCGGCGGCGCGGTACAGCTCGCGCGCCAGGGCCCGGTAGAGGATCTCGTTGACGAGCGTCGACTTGCCCGACCCGCTGACTCCCGTCACCGCGATGAAGAGGCCGAGCGGGAACGCGACGTCGATGCGCTTGAGGTTGTTGGCGCTCGCTCCCACGACGCGCACGGTCCCGCGCGTGGGCGCCCGCCGCGTCACCGGCGACGGAATCGTGCGGTGGCCCCGCAGGTAGTCTCCCGTCAGCGACGCGTGCCCGTTCTCGAGCAGCGCCGCCGGCGTCCCCTGGAAGATCACCCGGCCGCCGTGCTCACCGGCCCCGGGGCCGAGGTCGACGACGTAGTCGGCCGTGCGGATCGTCTCTTCGTCGTGCTCGACGACGATCACCGTGTTTCCGAGATCGCGCAGCCGCTGCAGCGTGACGAGCAGGCGCCGGTTGTCGCGCTGGTGGAGGCCGATGGACGGCTCGTCGAGGACGTAGAGCACGCCCGTGAGGCTGGCGCCAATCTGCGTCGCGAGGCGGATGCGCTGTCCCTCGCCCCCCGACAGCGTGGCCGCGCTGCGGTCGAGCGTGAGGTAGCCCACGCCCACGTCGTTCAGGAACCGCAGGCGCTCTCGCACCTCGCGCAGCAGGCGCGAGGCGATCAGGGTCTCGCGGTCGGTCAGGACGAGATCGTCGAACACGCCCTGGGCCCGCGCGATCGGCAGGCCCACGTACTCGGCCATCGTCCGGCCCTTCACGCGCACGGCCCGGCTCTCGGGCCGAAGCCGCTGCCCGTCGCAGGCGAGGCAGGGTCGCAGCGCCCGGTACGGCTCGAGGCGCTCGCGATCGCTCCACGACCCCTCGTCGTACCGGCGGCGGAAGTTCGGCAGCAGCCCCTCGAAGCCCTCGCCGAAGGGGTCGACGGCTCGGCCCTTGCGCGTCCGCTTCGCGCCGCTCCCGTCGCTCCGGCGGGCCGAGGGACCCGGCCCGAAG is part of the Acidobacteriota bacterium genome and harbors:
- a CDS encoding UDP-3-O-acyl-N-acetylglucosamine deacetylase codes for the protein MAAQRTLRRPIACSGIGLHSGRKVSLTLRPAPAGHGIRFVRVDLDGLEIPAAVDYVSSITLATGLARGGASVETVEHLLAALVSQGVDNVLVELSQPEVPIMDGSAAPFIYLIQEAGIRKLGEPRRFLKVIRPVTLAEGDKSVALYPADRFKVSYTISFDHPLLRHQSRTISVDEETFVEEIAPARTFGFLKEVEMMRQRGLALGGSLDNAVVLGETGALNTLRFEDEFVRHKILDAIGDLALVGHPLVGHLVVHRGGHALHTAFGRKLLAETDAWQIVADVAEPSAIGVGARTTVGATPLAR
- the uvrA gene encoding excinuclease ABC subunit UvrA encodes the protein MGHDWIRVRGARVHNLKSIDVDLPRNRLVVVTGLSGSGKSSLAFDTIYAEGQRRYVESLSAYARQFLEQMEKPDVDLIEGLSPAISIEQKTTASNPRSTVGTVTEIYDYLRLLFANIGVPHCPQCGREIATQSLDRILEMVLQSPGDERINVLAPVVRGRKGEFKKELAALRARGFTRVRVDGQLRSLDDDIALDRRRNHAIDVVVDRLIVKPGFERRLADSIEIALGLADDIVVVNSLSGGDRLFSRKLACVDCGLSVPEMTPRAFSFNSPHGACPSCQGLGAVYDFDPARLVPDDRRSLAEGAIEPWARGDRLFVEQALARLAEVYGLDLTVPFGRLSRKDRHLLFFGPGPSARRSDGSGAKRTRKGRAVDPFGEGFEGLLPNFRRRYDEGSWSDRERLEPYRALRPCLACDGQRLRPESRAVRVKGRTMAEYVGLPIARAQGVFDDLVLTDRETLIASRLLREVRERLRFLNDVGVGYLTLDRSAATLSGGEGQRIRLATQIGASLTGVLYVLDEPSIGLHQRDNRRLLVTLQRLRDLGNTVIVVEHDEETIRTADYVVDLGPGAGEHGGRVIFQGTPAALLENGHASLTGDYLRGHRTIPSPVTRRAPTRGTVRVVGASANNLKRIDVAFPLGLFIAVTGVSGSGKSTLVNEILYRALARELYRAADEPGAHDAIEGLELVDKVIQIDQSPIGRTPRSNPATYTGLFTFIRELFAMLPQSRARGYRPGRFSFNVKGGRCEACQGDGVIAIEMHFLPDVYVTCEQCKGRRYSRETLDVLYRGKSIADVLDLTVDQALPLMENFPSIATKLRTLQQVGLGYIELGQSATTLSGGEAQRVKLAKELSRRGTGRTLYILDEPTTGLHFEDTRKLLEVLSHLVDQGNTVVVIEHNLDVVKTADWVIDLGPEGGEGGGRIVAEGPPEAIAAKGGSFTGRYLGEVTKRSARQGARAS
- a CDS encoding radical SAM protein; the protein is MSDHHLATRFTCSWPWETLVLLCDGRLVCGCSDPYAKRVLGDARREQVAEVWTGERASRLRLDLDAGGSSFCGDCPLKLPLADDEPAPRRPLDVGRLPSRLYVETTAACNISCFEACCAPETGITRTRQAGMLDFELFRRVVDETAPTLVRIDFFNYGEAFLHKRAVEMCEYIKARYPHVFLYTSTNGLAFTEAQVRRLVASGIDEVTFSIDGATPESYARYRQRGDFAKALATLRAAVDEKRRLGTDVPFLNWRYILFRWNDSDRELALARRLAADVGVDRLCWELTDHPESAFSRRFVRGSADLSAIRHEVWDDNQLGNAIPGATPRARIALPGLAPGASLSAGPGTPLDLVARVRNLCQRPFPARASYGRRLVRLGAQFVRADGGVDRDHARAALPTDLAPGAWIDLPITLPVPATPGRYQVRFDLVYEGIEWFEACGSEVTIREVIVQ